A genomic region of Tistrella mobilis contains the following coding sequences:
- a CDS encoding CBS domain-containing protein, producing MLVEHILRRKGRRIAIVDPEATISRALEILAQDNIGALPVVRDGRIVGMLSERDVARGLVDRGAALLDTPVTELMTTRLTTCRPETTIEELMTMMTMRRIRHVPVLGEDGGLTGMISIGDVVKCRLDELETEAQALRDYVAGVQ from the coding sequence ATGCTCGTCGAACACATCCTGCGGCGGAAAGGCCGCCGCATCGCCATCGTTGATCCGGAAGCCACCATTTCCCGCGCCCTCGAGATCCTGGCCCAGGACAATATCGGCGCCCTGCCGGTGGTCCGCGACGGCCGCATCGTCGGCATGCTGTCGGAGCGCGACGTCGCCCGCGGCCTGGTCGACCGGGGCGCCGCCCTGCTCGACACCCCGGTCACCGAGCTGATGACCACCCGGCTGACCACCTGCCGGCCCGAGACCACGATCGAAGAACTGATGACCATGATGACCATGCGCCGTATCCGCCATGTGCCGGTGCTGGGCGAGGATGGCGGCCTGACCGGCATGATCAGCATCGGCGACGTGGTGAAATGCCGCCTGGACGAGCTGGAGACCGAGGCCCAGGCGCTGCGCGACTACGTGGCCGGCGTTCAATGA